One segment of Manihot esculenta cultivar AM560-2 chromosome 4, M.esculenta_v8, whole genome shotgun sequence DNA contains the following:
- the LOC122723505 gene encoding uncharacterized protein LOC122723505 has product MIRTAWEKVGKERLRDILNRVRSELLRKHKKTDVAYLYNLGPDWMEAEIWNALVAYWSTPEWRKKSEAGKANRNVEKDGTITKHSCGSIKLEVHENKLAKKLGRQPTQLELFRATHTKKGSQGVFIDGKSQRVDGAYLTAIAENVNNNCDSQSAFDLNKWMEISGSSKGRVYGFGSSDIAKSGTPTTSFSCTSAHPGGPSQTMFSLEEVEQIL; this is encoded by the exons ATGATTCGAACTGCTTGGGAAAAGGTAGGAAAAGAAAGACTGCGAGACATTCTTAATAGAGTTAGGAGTGAATTGTTGCGTAAGCACAAGAAGACAGATGTTGCTTATCTATACAATTTAGGACCAGATTGGATGGAGGCAGAGATATGGAATGCACTTGTTGCATATTGGAGTACACCAGAGTGGAGAAAGAAATCAGAAGCTGGTAAAGCAAATAGAAACGTAGAAAAAGATGGGACTATTACGAAACACTCTTGTGGTTCAATAAAACTGGAGGTTCATGAGAATAAATTG GCAAAGAAGTTAGGTAGGcaaccaactcaacttgaactatttcgtgccactcacacaaaaaaggggagtcaaggtgttttcattgatggaaaatcACAACGAGTTGAT gGAGCTTATTTGACTGCCATTGCTGAAAATGTGAATAACAATTGTGATAGTCAGTCTGCTTTTGATTTGAATAAGTGGATGGAAATTTCTGGAAGTAGTAAAGGGAGGGTTTATGGTTTTGGATCTTCTGATATTGCAAAATCTGGAACTCCAACTACCTCTTTCTCATGCACATCAGCTCATCCTGGAGGACCTTCTCAAACTATGTTTTCTTTAGAGGAGGTTGAACAAATATTATAG
- the LOC110613627 gene encoding uncharacterized protein LOC110613627: protein MSLDLDSVRQARSTSPEAESQARPRRDKGTVGTNSSVTTRDCSFVPKYTKLDFPRYNGTKDPLGWISRCQHFFKHQSTPDDEQVGLASYHLEGIAQLWYLQLIQDVPNPTWAEFVDQCNLRFGPPIRSNKLGELAKLKQTGTVEDYQTKFEILISRAGTLDSNQKVQLYISGLQKYIAVEVELHQPKDLATAMSMSRLYERKLYSKSVGQREVRRPAPFSEHRPGRTIKRLTPDEMDERRKKGLCFNCDEPFVCGHQCKRLFLIDLDDGSKSDAESDSDSPPEISLHAITGTRNSQSMRLLGCWHGRQVLILVDSGSTHSFVSDSVVANLQVTVDAKDGLRVKVANGEQLHSPGLCKGAPIELGNSVFTVDLFVLQLTGFDLVAFTGIDSKSETNSSLNSLSPSAARDHHLHQLLAEFAAIFEASTGLPPARHCDHRIPLAPNTKPVVVHPYRYPHNQKDEIERQCTAMLDQGIIRPSRSPFSSPVLLVPKADKTWRLCVDYRELNARTIKYKFSIPMIEELLDELGGAKYFTKLDLVSGYFQVGMHPPDIEKTAFRTHHGHFEFLVMPFGLSNAPSTFQTLMNEVFHAHLRKFVLVFFDDILVFSKSWDDHMQHL from the exons atgtCCCTTGATTTAGACTCAGTTAGACAGGCTCGTTCTACTTCTCCCGAAGCAGAAAGCCAAGCTCGACCAAGGCGTGACAAGGGAACAGTTGGAACCAACAGTTCTGTGACTACTCGCGATTGCTCCTTTGTGCCCAAATACACcaaactggacttccctcgctATAACGGCACGAAAGATCCTCTTGGGTGGATTAGCAGGTGTCAACACTTCTTCAAGCATCAGTCCACTCCTGATGATGAACAAGTGGGACTGGCTTCTTACCACCTTGAAGGAATTGCCCAATTGTGGTACTTACAGTTAATCCAGGATGTTCCAAATCCTACTTGGGCTGAGTTTGTTGACCAATGTAATCTTCGTTTTGGACCCCCTATTCGCAGCAACAAGTTAGGGGAGCTTGCCAAATTGAAGCAGACAGGAACGGTGGAGGATTATCAAACTAAATTTGAGATTTTGATTTCGAGGGCTGGTACCTTAGATTCCAATCAGAAAGTTCAGCTATATATTAGTGGATTACAGAAATACATAGCAGTGGAAGTCGAGCTACACCAGCCAAAAGACTTAGCCACCGCCATGAGTATGTCACGCCTGTATGAACGCAAGCTCTACTCCAAGAGTGTTGGCCAACGCGAGGTCAGACGTCCCGCTCCCTTTTCAGAACACCGCCCTGGCCGTACCATCAAACGACTCACCCCAGACGAAATGGATGAGAGACGGAAGAAAGGACTGTGCTTTAACTGTGATGAGCCGTTTGTATGCGGACATCAATGCAAACGCCTATTTTTGATTGATCTGGATGACGGCAGTAAGTCTGATGCGGAGTCCGATTCCGATTCTCCACCAGAAATCTCTCTCCATGCCATTACTGGAACTCGCAATTCCCAGTCTATGCGACTTCTAGGTTGTTGGCACGGTAGGCAAGTACTGATCTTGGTTGATTCGGGAAGCACCCATAGTTTTGTCTCGGATTCTGTGGTGGCCAATTTGCAGGTTACAGTGGATGCGAAGGATGGGTTACGGGTGAAAGTTGCGAACGGTGAACAACTTCACAGTCCTGGTCTTTGCAAAGGCGCACCGATTGAATTGGGAAACTCTGTTTTCACGGTGGATTTATTTGTGTTACAGCTCACTGGTTTTGACTTG GTGGCTTTTACGGGTATAGACAGCAAATCAGAAACAAATTCATCCCTCAATTCCCTTTCACCATCTGCTGCTCGCGATCATCATCTGCACCAATTATTAGCTGAATTTGCTGCAATCTTTGAAGCTTCCACAGGTCTCCCACCTGCTCGCCACTGTGACCATAGGATTCCTCTAGCTCCAAATACCAAACCCGTAGTGGTTCATCCTTACCGATACCCACACAACCAAAAAGATGAGATCGAGCGACAGTGTACTGCTATGCTGGATCAAGGGATTATTCGTCCCAGCCGATCACCTTTTTCTTCTCCGGTACTTCTGGTTCCTAAAGCTGACAAAACTTGGCGCCTCTGCGTGGATTACAGGGAACTTAACGCAAGAACTATCAAATACAAATTTTCAATTCCTATGATTGAAGAGCTTCTGGATGAATTGGGAGGGGCAAAGTATTTCACCAAATTGGATTTGGTTTCTGGGTACTTCCAAGTTGGCATGCATCCACCAGATATTGAGAAGACCGCATTCAGAACTCACCATGGCCATTTTGAATTTTTGGTCATGCCATTCGGGCTATCAAATGCTCCTTCCACATTCCAGACTTTAATGAATGAGGTATTTCATGCCCACTTGCGCAAATTTGTTTTAGTCTTCTTTGACGACATTCTGGTTTTCAGTAAATCTTGGGATGACCATATGCAACATCTGTGA